The genomic DNA TTTTCATGTTAATCAAACATTGGGAGTCTTTTCTAATTGATCAGTGGATTCTTTTTGCAGGGTGTGTACACAGGAGGAGCACTAAATACTAGTCATATAGGATTTTCTGTACCTGCAAATTCAGGTTTGTTCAAATAGTTCTTCACCTCTCTCGATCCCTAATTGCTCCTCCACTAGCTGTCTTGTTTGTTTTCTGATCACCGGACAGTTCTCTGTTTAGTTGAGGATTCTGCAAGAAGAGCATGTTTGATTATACCCAAAAAAAGAGGATATTGCATCAATTCTCTCTTTGATCATTTGTATCCTTATAAATCTGGcgttaaattttgattttcgcATACTTTTTTACTGTTATCCAGCATCTGTTGTTTCTTTGTATTAACTCCTAATTCTATATCTGCAGCAACTGCTACATTTGAGATGAAATATGAGCACTGGGTTGAAGAGCAGCAGAGACAGAATTCTGAACTAAGAAAAATGTTGCAAGCTCAAACAAGTGAGCTGGAGCTCCAAATACTCGTGGAAAATGGCCTAAAACACTATTACAATCTCTTCCAAATGAAAGCAGATGCTGCCAAGGCTGATGTCTTCTACCTGATGTTTGGCATGTGGCGAACATCAGCCGAGCACTTGTTTCATTGGCTTGGAGGATTTCGCCCGTCAGAGCTCCTAAATGTATTGCTTATTTCAGATCAAACTTGGCTTCCTAAGGATTAAAGATTACCCATCTTTTAGCTAAATTGTTCATTCTCATTGATGGTTAAATTGTTTTAATGACAGATTTTGATGCCACAGCTTCAGCCCTTGACTGATCGACAACGTCTGGCTTTCGGCAACCTCCGGTTATCGTGTCAGCAAGCTGAAGAGGCTCTAACAAAAGGGATGGAAAGGCTTCAGCAGGCACTGGCCGTAAGCATTGCAGTTGATCTTTCCGGTACCGGAAACTTGGGTCGTCAGATGGCTTCTGCAATGGAGAAGTTGAATGCTCTAGAGCTCTTTGTAAATCAGGTAACTTGTCTCTTACTTGTTGCCTATTTCCCAAAtcaaaaacaatgaaaaatttgGAAGCATTGCCATCTTCATATCATTTCTATGATTCTAACAAaccaatgaaaacatttttctttttttcctaaaGTTGGGTTGTTCCGAAACAAATTACTCCAAAATAGTTTCCcagaattaaaatttacagAATCTTTGCCGTGTTTTCAAGCACCCACAAAGACATTTCCAGAAATCAAACTTCCTATAGTCTCTTCTTATGCCAACAAATACAGAGCAGCCCTTGACATAGGCAGATTCTACCAAGAACAGTGACTATCTGTCAATTAGTGTAAACTGTCAGCATACAACTATCACGTTTAGCACGGAAAAAGATCGATCCTTGGTTACTAATCGATGCTTTTCTTTCTTAAACAGGCAGATCATCTTCGTGAGCAAACACTGCAGCAAATGTATCGTGTCTTAACAGTTCATCAAGCTGCCCGAGGCTTGCTTGCTCTAGGGGAGTTCTTTGAAAGGCTCCGCGCTCTGAGTTCGCTTTGGGCTGCTAATCGTGCTCATCAACAGCCTGGTTTCCTCCAGTAGCTGATAGCTTTTTTTTTCCCCTGGGGTTGGGGGGGTGGTGGATATATTGCAGGCCAGAATTTGATCTGTTTATATGTGTTGAAGTAGTTTCTCAAGTTTGTAGATATGAATGATATATAGTGCTTCATGTACCAAGATTTTATTGAACTGAGCTTAGCATTGATAAGTGGTGTTGTATACTGAGAAAGGTCTTTTATCAATCACATTTGGTTTTGAGaagttttttcttatttcactaagtttttttttcttttttaaaaaaaaagtaagacttacaaaatcatcttttcaatattttttcacttctcgagaaaaaaaaaatgaaaattggaCGAAGTTACATTTTCAGCTTTTGTTTACCTTTAGATGTATTTCGAGAGTTTtgcaattataaaaatataaaagcacaTCATTCTGATAaactttttacataaaaattctGTAAAAGTATTATTGTCCCCATCCACAAACTCACCCCCTCAAAAGAGGGAAAGCAAAGGAAACAGCAAGAAGcaattgttgaatgaaaataataaattgacCCTTTGCATAAACAACTCATTATGGGCATCTTAGTGTGCAAGAGACTCGTTTTGCCATAGAAGAGTCGATTTTATATCTAATCATACCCTTATTTGATAAAGGTTGTTTCTATAATTTCAACCCATGATTTTTTAATCGCAAAGAGTAATCTCATTGTTATTACCTAACCTCCACCAATATAAACAATACTTATTACATCAAAGATAGAACACCAAGAGGAAAAAACAACGGATTGCGGATGCAACATAGATGGGATAGACATTTATTGGCATTGTTTGAGTAATAGTAACAACTTTTGCTGTTacaatctctcaaaactcatcAGAGAAGAGTTGAGGAAC from Diospyros lotus cultivar Yz01 chromosome 4, ASM1463336v1, whole genome shotgun sequence includes the following:
- the LOC127799318 gene encoding transcription factor TGA1-like isoform X2, translating into MSSASTEFATSGRMGLYEPIHQVSMWEGTFRSEFNPNTGPSLMEQMDDAKLGNKSEYTSYESLGPFGNHQEIPDTEEVPNKVQRRLAQNREAARRSRLRKKAYVQRLEKCRLRLMQLETEVERYRSQGVYTGGALNTSHIGFSVPANSATATFEMKYEHWVEEQQRQNSELRKMLQAQTSELELQILVENGLKHYYNLFQMKADAAKADVFYLMFGMWRTSAEHLFHWLGGFRPSELLNLQPLTDRQRLAFGNLRLSCQQAEEALTKGMERLQQALAVSIAVDLSGTGNLGRQMASAMEKLNALELFVNQADHLREQTLQQMYRVLTVHQAARGLLALGEFFERLRALSSLWAANRAHQQPGFLQ
- the LOC127799318 gene encoding transcription factor TGA1-like isoform X1, with the translated sequence MSSASTEFATSGRMGLYEPIHQVSMWEGTFRSEFNPNTGPSLMEQMDDAKLGNKSEYTSYESLGPFGNHQEIPDTEEVPNKVQRRLAQNREAARRSRLRKKAYVQRLEKCRLRLMQLETEVERYRSQGVYTGGALNTSHIGFSVPANSATATFEMKYEHWVEEQQRQNSELRKMLQAQTSELELQILVENGLKHYYNLFQMKADAAKADVFYLMFGMWRTSAEHLFHWLGGFRPSELLNILMPQLQPLTDRQRLAFGNLRLSCQQAEEALTKGMERLQQALAVSIAVDLSGTGNLGRQMASAMEKLNALELFVNQADHLREQTLQQMYRVLTVHQAARGLLALGEFFERLRALSSLWAANRAHQQPGFLQ